One part of the Thermodesulfobacterium commune DSM 2178 genome encodes these proteins:
- a CDS encoding aspartate aminotransferase family protein: protein MSYLADLGEIYLAPNYEREPIIFVRGEGTRLFTDKGEEYLDFTAGIAVCNLGHAHPQLVQVLKEQAECLWHTSNLYYTEPQVRLAKKLVELSFGDKVFFANSGTEAVEAALKLARRWAYQNFGGSKYKFISLKNSFHGRTLGSLSVTGQPKYWEGFEPLVPGVVFVEPNDLQELKETFDETVCAIIMEPIQGEGGVYPLTQEFIAQAKELCQKYSALLIFDEIQTGLGRTGRLFAYEHYGIEPDVMCLAKALANGLPLSAMIAKKEVIDFLTPGSHASTFGGNPIACAVGCKVVEMISDPTFLEEVELKGKVIMEKLRAYQEEYPGLIKQVRGKGLLIGIEFAIEVKPIYQELLKRRILTTTPKPNVLRLSPPLIINYREIDYFMIQLEEILKDIKT from the coding sequence ATGAGTTATCTTGCAGACCTTGGAGAAATTTATCTTGCTCCTAACTATGAAAGAGAACCTATCATTTTTGTTAGAGGTGAAGGTACAAGACTTTTTACAGATAAAGGAGAAGAATATTTAGACTTTACTGCCGGGATTGCTGTTTGTAATTTAGGACATGCCCACCCTCAACTTGTTCAGGTTTTAAAAGAACAAGCCGAATGTTTATGGCATACTTCAAACCTTTATTACACCGAACCTCAGGTAAGGCTTGCCAAAAAGTTGGTAGAACTATCCTTTGGAGATAAGGTTTTTTTTGCAAATAGTGGTACTGAGGCAGTTGAAGCAGCCTTAAAACTCGCCAGACGCTGGGCCTATCAAAATTTTGGGGGCTCTAAATATAAGTTTATTTCCTTAAAAAATTCTTTTCATGGAAGAACCTTAGGTTCTCTTTCGGTAACAGGCCAGCCTAAATATTGGGAAGGCTTTGAACCTTTAGTCCCAGGGGTGGTTTTTGTTGAGCCTAACGATTTGCAGGAACTAAAAGAGACTTTTGATGAAACCGTCTGTGCGATAATCATGGAACCTATCCAGGGAGAAGGTGGAGTTTATCCGTTAACCCAAGAGTTTATTGCCCAGGCTAAAGAGCTTTGCCAAAAATATTCGGCTTTATTGATCTTTGATGAAATCCAGACTGGGTTAGGAAGGACAGGAAGGTTGTTTGCTTATGAACATTATGGGATAGAGCCTGATGTGATGTGTCTTGCCAAGGCCTTAGCCAACGGACTTCCTCTCTCAGCCATGATTGCTAAAAAAGAAGTGATTGATTTTTTAACCCCTGGTAGCCATGCCTCTACCTTTGGAGGAAATCCTATAGCCTGTGCTGTAGGCTGTAAAGTGGTTGAGATGATCTCAGACCCAACCTTTCTTGAAGAGGTAGAACTTAAAGGTAAAGTTATCATGGAAAAATTAAGAGCTTATCAGGAAGAATATCCAGGTCTTATCAAACAGGTAAGAGGAAAAGGTCTGTTGATAGGTATTGAGTTTGCTATCGAAGTAAAACCTATCTATCAAGAACTTTTAAAAAGAAGGATTTTAACCACTACCCCAAAACCTAATGTATTAAGACTTTCCCCCCCTCTTATCATCAATTACCGAGAGATAGACTACTTTATGATCCAGCTTGAAGAAATCTTAAAAGATATTAAAACCTAA